In Nocardia yunnanensis, one DNA window encodes the following:
- a CDS encoding HNH endonuclease signature motif containing protein: protein MCAAHHVVDWAKGGPTDLDNLALVCDHHHAMVNDSEYGWTTVMMGKDSPHRGRVGWIAPAAVDPSRTPRVNEKHHAGQRVATSIAARCHQWGPQAA from the coding sequence ATGTGCGCTGCCCACCACGTCGTCGATTGGGCCAAAGGCGGGCCCACCGACCTCGACAACCTGGCATTGGTGTGCGATCACCACCACGCGATGGTCAACGACAGCGAATACGGGTGGACCACGGTGATGATGGGTAAGGATTCCCCGCATCGCGGGCGGGTCGGCTGGATCGCGCCAGCAGCGGTCGACCCGTCGCGTACGCCTCGGGTGAACGAGAAACATCACGCCGGGCAGCGGGTCGCCACTAGCATCGCCGCACGCTGCCACCAGTGGGGTCCACAGGCCGCATGA
- a CDS encoding phosphotransferase family protein, with protein MTSANADPNQRMELTVSDQNLDELADELAQWLGTKVEAEEPPRVTSITRPQAGGMSSTTLLFDAEWTEHGQAAGGSFVARLAPDRDSFPVFEKYDLATQYAVMAGVAEATDLPVPPLCWLENGSDNVLGAPFFVMRRVDGRVPEDNPPYVFVGWLHDASAEDRYRVTRHTVDIIAKVHSIPDPQVRFPMFAGEGSALRRHFQAQQDWYDWALANDGYRIPLLERAFEWLEQNFPTDTGPDVLSWGDARPGNVMFDGFDPVAVLDWEMAALGPRELDIAWTIFIHRFFQDIATRFDQPGLADYMRRADVEKLYQDASGHAPRDMDWYLMYAALRHGIVMARVRRRMIHFGEATDTDDRDDYVMHRPVLEAMLDGTYSWD; from the coding sequence ATGACTTCGGCCAATGCCGATCCCAACCAGCGGATGGAACTCACCGTCTCCGACCAGAACCTCGACGAACTCGCGGACGAACTCGCGCAGTGGCTCGGCACCAAGGTCGAAGCCGAGGAGCCGCCGCGGGTCACCTCGATCACCCGGCCGCAGGCGGGCGGCATGTCGAGCACCACGCTGCTGTTCGATGCCGAGTGGACCGAGCACGGGCAGGCGGCCGGCGGGTCCTTCGTGGCTCGGCTGGCGCCGGACCGCGACTCCTTCCCGGTGTTCGAGAAGTACGATCTGGCAACGCAATACGCGGTGATGGCGGGTGTCGCCGAGGCCACCGATCTGCCGGTGCCGCCGCTGTGCTGGCTCGAGAACGGCTCCGACAATGTGCTGGGCGCACCGTTCTTCGTGATGCGACGCGTCGATGGCCGTGTGCCCGAGGACAATCCGCCGTACGTGTTCGTCGGCTGGCTGCACGATGCGAGCGCGGAGGACCGCTACCGGGTCACCCGGCATACCGTCGACATCATCGCCAAGGTGCATTCCATTCCGGATCCGCAGGTGCGGTTTCCGATGTTCGCGGGCGAGGGTTCGGCGCTGCGCCGGCATTTCCAGGCGCAGCAGGATTGGTACGACTGGGCGCTGGCGAATGACGGCTACCGGATTCCGTTGCTGGAGCGCGCCTTCGAGTGGCTGGAACAGAACTTCCCCACCGACACCGGACCCGATGTGCTCAGCTGGGGTGACGCCCGGCCCGGCAATGTCATGTTCGACGGGTTCGATCCGGTCGCGGTGCTGGACTGGGAGATGGCCGCGCTCGGACCGCGTGAGCTCGATATCGCCTGGACCATCTTCATCCACCGGTTCTTCCAGGACATCGCCACCCGCTTCGATCAGCCGGGCCTGGCCGATTACATGCGCCGCGCCGATGTGGAGAAGCTGTACCAGGATGCCAGCGGGCACGCGCCGCGCGATATGGACTGGTACCTCATGTACGCCGCGTTGCGGCACGGGATCGTGATGGCCCGCGTCCGGCGGCGAATGATCCACTTCGGTGAGGCGACCGACACCGATGACCGCGACGACTACGTGATGCACCGGCCGGTACTGGAAGCCATGCTCGACGGCACCTACTCGTGGGATTGA
- the cobA gene encoding uroporphyrinogen-III C-methyltransferase — translation MVGLDLNGRRVVVVGGGTVAQRRLGLLIASGADVHVISREVTPAVEGMATSGQLTVELRAYADGDLEGAWYVMACTDEPETNAAVVAEATRRRVFCVRADTARLGTAVTPATARYDGMTLGVLAGGVHRRSAAVRNALLEALQSGVVTDDSAPVVPGVALVGGGPGDPDLITVRGRRLLARANLVVADRLAPPELLAELGPDVEVVDAAKIPYGRAMAQEHINATLIEGAKAGKFVVRLKGGDNYVFGRGYEELEACVDAGIPVTVVPGVTSAISVPALAGIPVTHRGVTHEFVVVSGHVAPDHPDSLVDWPALAQLRGTIVLLMAVERIEKFADALLAGGRAADTPATVIQEGSLRTQRVLRADLATIAERVRAENIRPPAIVVIGPTAGFTAGAPDHLIH, via the coding sequence CTGGTCGGCCTCGATCTGAACGGCCGTCGCGTGGTCGTGGTCGGCGGCGGCACGGTGGCGCAGCGGCGGCTCGGGCTGCTCATCGCCTCCGGCGCGGACGTGCACGTGATCAGCCGCGAGGTGACCCCCGCGGTCGAGGGGATGGCGACCTCCGGGCAGCTCACCGTCGAACTGCGCGCCTACGCCGACGGCGATCTCGAGGGCGCCTGGTATGTCATGGCCTGCACCGACGAACCGGAGACCAACGCGGCCGTGGTCGCCGAGGCCACCCGCCGCCGGGTGTTCTGCGTGCGCGCCGACACCGCGCGCCTCGGCACCGCCGTCACCCCCGCGACCGCCCGCTACGACGGCATGACCCTCGGCGTCCTCGCCGGCGGCGTGCATCGCCGCTCCGCCGCGGTGCGCAACGCGCTGCTGGAAGCGCTGCAATCCGGTGTGGTGACCGATGATTCGGCTCCCGTGGTGCCCGGGGTGGCACTGGTCGGCGGCGGCCCCGGCGACCCGGATCTCATCACCGTGCGCGGTCGTCGCCTGCTGGCCCGCGCGAATCTCGTTGTCGCCGATCGCCTCGCGCCGCCGGAACTGCTGGCTGAACTGGGCCCGGACGTCGAAGTCGTGGACGCGGCCAAGATCCCCTACGGCCGGGCCATGGCGCAGGAGCACATCAACGCCACTCTCATCGAGGGCGCGAAAGCCGGCAAGTTCGTGGTCCGGCTCAAGGGTGGCGACAATTACGTTTTCGGCCGCGGCTACGAGGAACTCGAGGCGTGCGTGGACGCTGGGATCCCGGTGACGGTGGTTCCCGGTGTCACCAGCGCCATCTCGGTGCCGGCGCTGGCCGGGATCCCGGTCACGCATCGGGGTGTGACGCACGAGTTCGTGGTGGTCAGCGGCCATGTGGCCCCGGATCATCCGGATTCGCTGGTCGATTGGCCCGCCCTCGCTCAGCTGCGCGGCACCATCGTGCTGCTGATGGCCGTCGAACGCATCGAGAAGTTCGCCGACGCACTGCTGGCCGGCGGCCGCGCCGCCGACACCCCCGCCACCGTGATCCAGGAGGGCAGCCTGCGCACCCAGCGCGTCCTGCGCGCGGATCTGGCCACCATCGCCGAACGCGTGCGCGCCGAGAACATCCGCCCGCCCGCGATCGTCGTGATCGGCCCGACGGCGGGGTTCACGGCGGGCGCACCCGATCACCTCATCCACTAG
- a CDS encoding DoxX family protein, with product MLTIDTTLDREAGDTASRPAWSPFGRLAFRFGFLYFGLFCVFYPQPLFAFLGPAARWLPEDWFRYWLDLSTPLVKWVGHTVFGTDLVLHDSGSGDQAILWALVFCILVIAVLGTLVWTALDRARTDYRRLAAWFLLFIRLCLAGQMLGYGFAKAIPTQMPDPALTTLLTPFGDFAPMGVLWTQVGVSPVYQSLLGTAEVLGGLLLLLPRAQLAGVLLSLVSMTQVWVLNMTFDVPVKLLSFHLMLLSLVLLIPELPRLTALLTGRAAGPAATPQPFRSRRAARIAAAAQVLLALWISTGDVWQQWDGWHQYGRGAAKSELYGIWQVTEFTRDGQPVPPLLTDESRWRRLVFDQPQMAVVQHMDDELQQVGAQIDTGTHRMVLRAMASDTDLADFTYDRPAPHRLILDGHLDGHAVTIALDQLDLGQLPLRAGRGMHLIQEDANFGKVMGE from the coding sequence GTGCTGACAATCGATACGACCCTCGATCGGGAGGCCGGTGACACCGCATCCCGACCGGCCTGGAGTCCCTTCGGTCGACTCGCCTTCCGCTTCGGATTCCTGTACTTCGGGCTGTTCTGCGTCTTCTATCCGCAGCCGCTGTTCGCGTTCCTCGGCCCGGCGGCCCGCTGGCTGCCCGAGGATTGGTTCCGCTACTGGCTCGACCTGTCGACGCCGCTGGTGAAATGGGTGGGCCACACCGTTTTCGGGACCGATCTCGTCCTGCACGACTCGGGCAGCGGCGATCAGGCCATCCTGTGGGCGCTGGTGTTCTGCATCCTGGTGATCGCGGTGCTCGGCACCCTGGTGTGGACGGCGCTCGACCGCGCCCGCACCGACTATCGCCGCCTGGCCGCGTGGTTCCTGCTGTTCATCCGGCTGTGCCTGGCCGGGCAGATGCTGGGTTACGGCTTCGCCAAGGCGATTCCGACGCAGATGCCCGATCCCGCGCTCACCACCCTGCTGACGCCGTTCGGTGATTTCGCGCCGATGGGAGTGCTGTGGACCCAGGTCGGCGTCTCGCCGGTCTACCAGAGCCTGCTCGGCACCGCCGAAGTGCTGGGCGGTCTGCTGTTGCTGCTGCCGCGCGCCCAGCTGGCGGGTGTCCTGCTGAGCCTGGTGAGCATGACGCAGGTCTGGGTCCTGAACATGACCTTCGACGTGCCGGTGAAACTGCTGTCGTTCCACCTCATGCTGCTGTCCCTGGTGCTGCTGATCCCCGAGCTACCGCGCCTGACCGCACTGCTCACCGGGCGCGCCGCCGGCCCCGCCGCCACCCCGCAACCCTTCCGTAGCCGCCGCGCCGCCCGCATCGCCGCGGCCGCGCAGGTGCTGCTGGCACTGTGGATCTCGACGGGCGACGTCTGGCAGCAATGGGACGGCTGGCACCAATACGGCCGCGGCGCCGCCAAATCCGAGCTGTACGGCATCTGGCAGGTCACCGAGTTCACCCGCGACGGCCAGCCCGTGCCACCGCTGCTGACCGATGAGAGCCGCTGGCGGCGACTGGTTTTCGATCAGCCGCAGATGGCGGTCGTCCAGCACATGGACGACGAGCTGCAGCAGGTAGGCGCCCAAATCGACACCGGCACACATCGAATGGTGTTGCGCGCGATGGCCTCCGACACGGATCTGGCCGATTTCACCTACGACCGCCCCGCTCCCCACCGCCTGATCCTCGACGGCCATCTCGACGGCCACGCCGTCACCATCGCCCTCGATCAACTCGACCTCGGCCAACTCCCGCTGCGCGCCGGCCGGGGCATGCATCTGATCCAGGAGGACGCGAACTTCGGCAAGGTCATGGGGGAGTGA